A region of Deltaproteobacteria bacterium DNA encodes the following proteins:
- a CDS encoding NADH-quinone oxidoreductase subunit M has translation MESMLGGNLSLIIFSPLIGIPLVVLLSYFYKDSEEPMKIGALIVSTIVFLLSIPLFTSFESGFAGMQFVTKIPWIESLGVSYHVGVDGISLLLVLLTTFMMPITILSSWRSIHKGVREFLILMLLLETALIGTFVALDMILFFVFWEAVLIPMYFIIGIWGTERRIYAAVKFFLYTAFGSALMLIAIFYLFFLHVQQFGAPSMDVLDFYKLSIPFSGIFSPQGLAFLAFFLAFAIKVPMFPFHTWLPDAHVEAPTAGSVILAGVLLKMGTYGFVRFLMPFFPQATEKYLPVLIAIAIIGIIYGAFVAFAQKDLKKLVAYSSVSHLGMVMLGVFVLNIQGVQGGIYQMVNHGLSTGALFLIVGMIYERRHTKKIAEFGGIAKVMPIFAAFFMLATLSSIGLPLLNGFVGEFLILLGAFEFNYIYAALGATGIILGAVYMLWAYQKVMFGPLDKAANKVLKDINAREIFVLLPIAIMMFVMGIYPKPFLSKMEPSVQALLESKFPSTAVVIKLEDEDSREGLSYPESPE, from the coding sequence ATGGAATCGATGCTGGGCGGCAATCTGTCACTGATTATATTTTCCCCTCTGATAGGGATTCCGCTCGTCGTTCTCCTTTCCTACTTTTACAAAGACTCGGAAGAGCCGATGAAGATCGGCGCGCTTATCGTATCGACTATAGTATTCCTGCTTTCGATCCCTCTATTCACATCATTCGAGTCCGGGTTCGCCGGGATGCAGTTCGTGACGAAAATCCCCTGGATAGAGAGCCTGGGCGTGAGCTATCACGTCGGGGTTGACGGGATAAGCCTGCTTTTAGTGCTGCTTACGACTTTCATGATGCCCATCACTATATTGAGCTCCTGGCGTTCCATACATAAGGGCGTAAGGGAGTTTCTGATACTGATGCTCCTTCTGGAGACAGCGCTTATCGGGACGTTCGTAGCGCTCGATATGATCCTGTTCTTTGTATTCTGGGAAGCCGTGCTGATACCGATGTACTTCATAATCGGCATCTGGGGTACGGAGAGAAGGATATACGCTGCGGTTAAATTTTTCCTCTACACCGCTTTCGGAAGCGCGCTCATGCTTATAGCGATCTTTTACCTATTTTTTCTTCATGTCCAGCAGTTCGGCGCGCCCTCGATGGACGTCCTTGATTTCTATAAGCTGAGTATTCCGTTCTCGGGCATATTTAGCCCGCAGGGGCTGGCGTTCCTTGCGTTTTTCCTCGCGTTCGCGATCAAGGTGCCGATGTTCCCGTTCCATACGTGGCTTCCGGACGCGCACGTGGAGGCCCCTACCGCAGGGAGCGTAATTCTCGCGGGAGTGCTGCTTAAGATGGGGACGTACGGTTTTGTACGTTTTTTAATGCCTTTCTTCCCGCAGGCTACGGAGAAGTATCTGCCAGTGCTGATAGCTATAGCGATTATCGGAATTATTTACGGCGCCTTCGTGGCGTTCGCCCAGAAAGACCTCAAGAAGCTCGTCGCTTACTCGAGCGTGAGCCACCTCGGTATGGTGATGCTGGGAGTATTCGTGCTCAACATACAGGGTGTCCAGGGCGGCATCTATCAGATGGTTAACCACGGTCTGTCCACAGGGGCGCTCTTCCTCATCGTGGGAATGATATACGAGAGGCGGCATACGAAGAAGATCGCCGAGTTCGGCGGTATAGCGAAGGTGATGCCCATTTTCGCGGCGTTTTTCATGCTAGCAACACTCTCCTCTATCGGGCTTCCGCTCCTAAACGGGTTCGTGGGTGAATTCCTCATACTGCTCGGGGCTTTCGAGTTCAACTATATTTACGCGGCTCTCGGGGCGACCGGGATCATACTGGGCGCGGTTTACATGCTATGGGCATATCAAAAAGTCATGTTCGGGCCGCTTGACAAGGCCGCGAACAAGGTGCTCAAGGATATAAACGCGAGAGAGATATTCGTGCTTCTTCCGATTGCCATAATGATGTTCGTTATGGGGATTTACCCGAAGCCATTCCTTTCCAAGATGGAGCCTTCGGTGCAGGCGCTGCTCGAGTCAAAGTTTCCCAGTACCGCAGTCGTGATTAAACTTGAAGACGAGGATTCTCGCGAGGGTCTGTCTTATCCAGAATCTCCTGAATAA